GTCCGGCCGCTCACGACCTGAAGGCGGTCAGTCCGTTGGGGGTGCCCAGGCCGGTCGGTCCGTCGTAGCCGGAGCGGGCCATGCACAGGTAGAACGGCCAGCAGAGGCCGTCGGCTCCGCTGGTGACGTCGTACAGGGCACCGGTGTGCTGGTACGGGTACTTCGCCGGGTAGTCGCCCGCGCCCGGGGTGCCGGCGACGGCGTAGACGGAGGCGATGATCGGCGACGAGACGCTGGTGCCGCCGTAGACGACCCAGCCGTTGCCGCCGTAGGTCTGGTAGACGGCGACACCGGTGTTCGGGTCGGCGACCGCCGCGACGTCGGCGATGGTGCGCTTGGAGCAGCCGGTGTCGGTCTGCCAGCTGGGCTTGGCGTCGTAGGCGGAGCAGCCGGAGCCGGTGCCGGAGACGCCGATGAAGGATCCCCAGACGGTCTCGCCCCAGCCGCGGGCGCTGGAGTTGCGGGTCAGCGTGGTGCCGCCGACGGAGGTGATGTACTGGGAGCCCGCCGGGTACTGGGCGCCGTAGCCGGAGTCTCCCGAGGAGGCGGTGATCGCCACGCCGGGGTGGTTGAAGTAGAGGTTGTCCGAGGTGGAGTCGGAGGGGTCCTCGGGGCCGCCGTAGCTGTTGGAGATGTACTTCGCGCCCTGGGCGACGGCCTGGTTGACCGCGGCGCCCAGGTCCTCCATGGTCGCCGAGTTGGCCTCGACCAGCAGGATGTGGGCGTTCGGGGCGATGGCGGAGACCATGTCGACGTCGAGGGAGATCTCGCCCGCCCAGCCGGCGTCGGGGGTCGGGTAGCTGGTGCCGCCGTTCTGGTCGATCTTCCGGAAGCAGCCGTTGGCGGTGGTGCACGCGGGCAGGCCGAACTGCGCCCGGTAGACGGCCAGGTCGGCCTCGGCATTGGGGTCGTCGAAGGCGTCGATGACGGCGATGGTCTGCCCGGCGCCGCCGCCCGCCGGCAGGTTGTAGGCGCTGCGGAGGTCGTTCGGCCCGTAGCCGGAGGGGTTCGCGTTCGGTGAGACCGGGTTGAGGGAGAACACGGACGGCTGGGTCACGTCGGTGCGCATCAGGGCGTAGCAGGCCAGCTGGTGACGGGTGGTCGGCTTCGTGCAGACCTGCTTGACGGCCGCGCCGTCCCTGGTGGTCGTGGCGCTGGCGTGGGCCGGTGCCGCGGTGGCGAGGCCGGCGGCCACCACGGCGCCGACCGCGAACGCCGCGGTCGTGGAGCGGAGTCTGCGACGCCGCAGTGCGGAGCGGATGGGGGTATGCAACTGACGGCCTCCCAGGCGAGGGTCGGGGTCCTGGCACGCGGGCAGGCCTGCACGGGCTGCCCGTTGACGTACCGGCCCGCGGAGTTGGAGGGGAACGCGCGCGTGCGGACGGAGGCGCGGCGAAGCCTCAGATTATCAGCACTCTTAGTAATGACTCATCAACCGAACGTAGCGAGTCGCGCCCGCGGGGCATCACGTGCGTCGACCGTGCGTCAGGAGGCGCGCGTCAGTTGCGTGACGGCACGCCGAACTGCCCCCGACCGACTGGACGGGGGCAGTTCGACCGGAACGCGTTGCGGATCGGGGATCAGCAGTTCGCCGAGGGGGCGTCCATGGTGGCGCAGCCGAACATCGGGTTCAGGGCGCCGATGGCGTTGACGGAGTTGCCGCACAGGGTGACCGGGACGTTGAGCGGCGCCTGGACCTGGTTGCCGGCGAGCGCGCCGGTGGAGTTGGTGGTGATGGCGTCGGCACCCGAGGTGTTCGC
The nucleotide sequence above comes from Streptomyces kaniharaensis. Encoded proteins:
- a CDS encoding S53 family peptidase, whose product is MHTPIRSALRRRRLRSTTAAFAVGAVVAAGLATAAPAHASATTTRDGAAVKQVCTKPTTRHQLACYALMRTDVTQPSVFSLNPVSPNANPSGYGPNDLRSAYNLPAGGGAGQTIAVIDAFDDPNAEADLAVYRAQFGLPACTTANGCFRKIDQNGGTSYPTPDAGWAGEISLDVDMVSAIAPNAHILLVEANSATMEDLGAAVNQAVAQGAKYISNSYGGPEDPSDSTSDNLYFNHPGVAITASSGDSGYGAQYPAGSQYITSVGGTTLTRNSSARGWGETVWGSFIGVSGTGSGCSAYDAKPSWQTDTGCSKRTIADVAAVADPNTGVAVYQTYGGNGWVVYGGTSVSSPIIASVYAVAGTPGAGDYPAKYPYQHTGALYDVTSGADGLCWPFYLCMARSGYDGPTGLGTPNGLTAFRS